One genomic window of Sodaliphilus pleomorphus includes the following:
- a CDS encoding leucine-rich repeat domain-containing protein — MNFKSLLLSILLIVPFGLNAQTIENGVLTNCTGLSGEYTIPDGVKEIGEGAFFYSGVTKVHVPASVEVIGKSAFYMSYSLQSVDFAAGSKLKTVRDLAFSECTQLQQIELPASVDSLGANAFTFCDGLRKVTLPASLKRLCYGTFSSCVALTRIVVPPACKVIDEFAFGNCTGLSYADVQGADTISTKAFYHCSVLSTLKLPETLKAIGDSAFMRCEALATITLPASLERAGDKMFLRCPYFEGFTVAQGNAHFVAENGVLYSKDKTVLYECPQLYTADVFTVPATVKTIRPKAFFECNAVKGISLPATIEGIGLGALSNNGIAAFDFAGNDMYPVHDGMIYARLKSLDGLALLAAPCQSPKTDVVLLPGTVYIADYALAYSKNLNNVTMPENLKYVGPYAFYNDQALQNVTCYAVEAPQLLDNAFGDVPFNKVYLHIKPGSYNSYQAAGWLFLMGDDITGDYPYVDPATGLNAIAATGDAIAVSRRGDCVVVAAAQPIATVAVYDIAGRLVGAASAHGQNTATVQAVDNAGVRVMRVVFTSGKRATVKF; from the coding sequence ATGAATTTCAAATCTCTACTGCTCTCAATTCTACTCATTGTGCCCTTCGGCCTGAATGCACAAACTATCGAGAACGGTGTGCTCACCAACTGTACAGGCCTCTCGGGCGAATACACCATCCCCGACGGCGTGAAGGAAATAGGCGAGGGCGCATTCTTCTATTCCGGCGTTACCAAGGTGCATGTGCCTGCCTCGGTCGAGGTCATAGGCAAATCGGCCTTCTACATGTCCTACTCGCTGCAGAGCGTTGACTTTGCCGCTGGCAGCAAGCTCAAGACCGTGAGAGACCTGGCTTTCTCCGAGTGCACGCAGCTGCAGCAAATCGAGCTGCCTGCCAGCGTCGACTCGCTGGGTGCCAACGCGTTCACCTTCTGCGACGGGCTGCGCAAGGTGACGCTGCCCGCGAGCCTGAAACGGCTGTGCTACGGCACCTTCTCGAGCTGCGTCGCCCTCACGCGCATTGTGGTGCCCCCGGCCTGCAAGGTTATCGATGAGTTTGCCTTTGGCAATTGCACCGGCCTGAGCTATGCCGACGTGCAGGGCGCCGACACCATCTCGACCAAGGCCTTCTACCACTGCTCGGTGCTCTCGACCCTGAAGCTGCCCGAGACGCTCAAGGCCATAGGCGACAGCGCCTTCATGCGTTGCGAGGCTCTTGCCACCATCACCCTTCCCGCCTCGCTCGAGCGGGCTGGCGACAAGATGTTTTTGCGTTGCCCCTACTTCGAGGGCTTCACAGTTGCCCAGGGCAACGCCCACTTTGTGGCCGAGAACGGCGTGCTCTACTCCAAGGACAAAACGGTGCTCTATGAGTGCCCGCAACTCTACACGGCCGATGTGTTTACTGTGCCTGCCACGGTCAAGACCATCAGGCCCAAGGCTTTCTTCGAGTGCAATGCAGTCAAGGGCATCAGCCTGCCCGCCACCATCGAGGGCATAGGGCTGGGCGCACTGTCCAACAACGGCATCGCCGCCTTCGACTTTGCGGGCAACGACATGTATCCCGTGCACGACGGCATGATCTATGCCCGCCTCAAGTCGCTCGACGGGTTGGCGCTGCTGGCCGCTCCGTGCCAGAGCCCGAAGACCGATGTCGTGCTGCTGCCCGGCACAGTATATATTGCCGACTATGCCCTGGCCTATAGCAAGAACTTGAACAACGTGACCATGCCCGAGAACCTGAAATATGTGGGTCCCTATGCCTTCTACAACGACCAGGCCTTGCAAAATGTGACCTGCTATGCCGTCGAGGCACCCCAATTGCTCGACAACGCCTTCGGCGATGTGCCCTTCAACAAGGTGTATCTTCACATCAAGCCAGGCAGCTACAATTCCTACCAGGCAGCCGGATGGCTCTTCCTCATGGGCGACGACATCACGGGCGACTACCCCTATGTTGACCCTGCCACTGGCCTCAATGCCATTGCCGCCACTGGCGATGCCATTGCGGTGAGCCGCCGTGGCGATTGCGTGGTCGTGGCGGCTGCCCAGCCCATCGCCACCGTCGCGGTCTATGACATTGCCGGCCGCCTCGTGGGTGCCGCCTCGGCTCATGGCCAGAACACTGCCACGGTGCAGGCCGTCGACAATGCAGGCGTGCGCGTGATGCGCGTAGTCTTCACCAGTGGCAAGCGAGCCACGGTCAAGTTCTAA
- a CDS encoding type II 3-dehydroquinate dehydratase, producing MKISIINGPNLNLVGVREPEIYGHRSLSEYLDNLVGLYPGVDFDLFQSNHEGAIIDEIQRVGFDHDGIVLNAGAYTHYSIAIADALRAVTAPAIEVHISDTQAREPYRHVSMIKEACVAVIAGYGLDSYRRAVDCLLEMKNTAKP from the coding sequence ATGAAAATATCGATTATCAACGGGCCCAATCTCAACCTGGTGGGCGTGCGCGAGCCCGAAATCTACGGGCACCGGTCGCTGAGCGAGTATCTCGACAACCTCGTGGGGCTGTATCCCGGTGTCGACTTCGACCTCTTCCAGAGCAACCACGAGGGCGCCATCATCGACGAGATACAGCGCGTGGGCTTCGACCACGACGGCATCGTGCTCAATGCCGGGGCCTACACCCACTACTCCATTGCCATAGCCGACGCCCTGCGGGCCGTGACAGCTCCTGCCATCGAGGTGCACATCAGCGACACGCAGGCACGCGAGCCCTACCGCCACGTGTCGATGATAAAAGAGGCCTGCGTGGCCGTGATAGCCGGCTACGGCCTCGACTCCTACCGCCGAGCCGTCGACTGCCTGCTCGAGATGAAAAACACTGCCAAGCCATGA
- a CDS encoding O-methyltransferase: MTEQLEDYILRHIDPEPSHLYKLDRDTHIRLLYPRMCSGHMQGRLLKMLVRMIRPRRVLELGTYSGYSAQCLAEGLLDDGAVVHTIEIEDELEDFLREHFAQCPWGNRIKLHIGDAEQILPAIDETFDLVFIDANKRQYPDYYRLVMPHVRQGGFIVADNTLWDGKVAEHPAKAPDAQTAGIMRFNDMVASDPGVEKVIVPLRDGLTIIYKK, from the coding sequence ATGACCGAGCAACTCGAAGACTACATCCTGCGCCACATCGACCCTGAGCCGTCCCACCTCTACAAGCTCGACCGCGACACCCACATCAGGCTGCTCTACCCGCGCATGTGCTCGGGCCACATGCAGGGGCGCCTGCTCAAGATGCTGGTGCGCATGATACGGCCCCGGCGTGTGCTTGAGCTGGGCACCTACTCGGGCTACTCGGCCCAGTGCCTGGCCGAGGGCTTGCTCGACGACGGTGCCGTGGTGCACACCATCGAAATTGAGGACGAGCTCGAGGACTTCCTGCGCGAGCACTTCGCCCAGTGCCCATGGGGCAACCGCATCAAGCTGCACATAGGCGATGCCGAGCAGATACTGCCCGCCATCGACGAGACGTTTGACCTCGTGTTTATCGACGCCAACAAGCGCCAGTATCCCGACTACTACAGACTGGTGATGCCGCACGTGCGACAGGGCGGCTTCATCGTGGCCGACAACACCCTGTGGGACGGCAAGGTGGCCGAGCACCCCGCCAAGGCCCCCGACGCCCAGACCGCGGGCATCATGCGCTTCAACGACATGGTGGCCAGCGACCCGGGCGTGGAAAAGGTGATTGTGCCGCTGCGCGACGGCCTCACCATCATCTACAAGAAATAG
- the rbfA gene encoding 30S ribosome-binding factor RbfA — protein MQSTRIEKIQRLIQKELSEIFRLETSKTHGTLVSVSQVRVSPDLSVARVHLSVFPSEQGATIVKNVNDNEKPIRYDLAQRVRYQLRKCPELNFYLDDSLDYIQHIDDLLAKDKNQDKE, from the coding sequence ATGCAATCGACCAGAATAGAAAAAATACAGCGGCTCATCCAGAAGGAGTTGAGCGAAATCTTCCGCCTCGAGACCTCCAAGACCCACGGCACCCTGGTGAGCGTGAGCCAGGTGCGCGTGTCGCCCGACCTGAGTGTGGCCCGCGTGCACCTGAGCGTGTTTCCCAGCGAGCAAGGCGCCACTATCGTCAAGAACGTGAACGACAACGAGAAGCCCATACGCTACGACCTGGCTCAGCGCGTGCGCTACCAGTTGCGCAAGTGCCCCGAGCTCAACTTCTATCTCGACGACTCGCTCGACTACATTCAGCACATCGACGACCTGCTGGCCAAGGATAAAAACCAAGACAAGGAGTGA
- a CDS encoding FtsX-like permease family protein yields the protein MNLETKIALRYLKSKKTHNAVNIISIISVLGVVVATAALVCVLSVFNGFHGLIESKLSKLDPEIAIQPAAGKVMPDGDSVVRVVRRIPGVQQAMPVVVDNALAIFADFQMPVRLKGVPDDYNKMTAIDSIIVEGDFQLRDQVSRYAVLGAGPAMTLNARPGYLRELQLYAPQRQGAVNINDPMNAFTNDSVFVAGVFQVQQKSYDQDLIYVPIDLARELFDYDTQATQVELKLAPGAHERQVMQQASQALGPGYTVKNRLMQQASSFKMVNMEKWITFLLLAFILVIATFNVISTLSLLIIEKDESIRTLRSLGATNKQITRIFVIEGWLIALLGAVAGVILGLALCLCQQQYGWLKLSSSTDAVIVQAYPVQVMWSDVLVVFLLVAAVGLLTSLVTSLTMRRRLEKD from the coding sequence GTGAATCTCGAAACCAAAATAGCGCTGCGCTACCTCAAGTCGAAGAAGACGCACAACGCGGTCAACATCATCAGCATCATCTCGGTGCTGGGCGTGGTGGTGGCCACAGCCGCCTTGGTGTGCGTGCTCAGCGTGTTCAACGGCTTCCACGGGCTCATCGAGAGCAAGCTCTCGAAGCTCGACCCCGAGATTGCCATTCAGCCTGCCGCGGGCAAGGTCATGCCCGACGGCGACAGCGTGGTGCGGGTGGTGCGACGCATCCCGGGCGTGCAACAGGCCATGCCGGTAGTCGTCGACAATGCCCTGGCCATCTTTGCCGATTTCCAGATGCCCGTGCGCCTGAAGGGCGTGCCCGACGACTACAACAAGATGACCGCCATCGACAGCATCATCGTCGAGGGCGACTTCCAGCTGCGCGATCAGGTGTCGCGCTACGCCGTGCTGGGTGCCGGGCCGGCCATGACCCTCAACGCCCGCCCGGGCTACCTGCGCGAGCTGCAGCTCTATGCGCCGCAACGCCAGGGCGCGGTCAACATCAACGACCCGATGAATGCTTTTACCAACGACTCGGTCTTTGTGGCAGGCGTGTTCCAGGTGCAACAGAAGAGTTATGACCAAGACCTCATCTACGTGCCCATCGACCTGGCACGCGAGCTCTTCGACTATGATACCCAGGCCACGCAAGTCGAGCTCAAGCTCGCTCCCGGTGCCCACGAGCGCCAGGTGATGCAGCAGGCAAGCCAGGCCCTGGGCCCGGGCTACACGGTCAAGAACCGGCTCATGCAGCAAGCATCGTCGTTCAAGATGGTGAACATGGAGAAGTGGATCACCTTCCTGCTGCTCGCCTTCATCCTGGTCATTGCCACGTTCAACGTCATCAGCACGCTGTCGCTGCTCATCATCGAGAAAGACGAGAGCATCAGGACCCTGCGCAGCCTGGGTGCCACCAACAAGCAGATTACCCGCATCTTTGTGATCGAGGGCTGGCTCATTGCCCTCCTGGGCGCTGTGGCGGGCGTGATTTTAGGGCTGGCGCTGTGCCTGTGCCAGCAGCAGTATGGCTGGCTCAAGCTGAGCAGCAGCACCGATGCCGTCATCGTGCAGGCCTATCCCGTGCAGGTGATGTGGAGCGATGTGCTCGTGGTGTTTCTCCTCGTGGCAGCCGTGGGCTTGCTCACGTCGCTGGTCACCTCGCTCACCATGCGCCGCCGGCTGGAAAAAGACTGA
- a CDS encoding DUF6056 family protein — protein MSKYMSWMLLGAIAAAAAVAFYGWNLVGDDIVFSHRWLTALSRKGPLLAYPYYAAVHWLSTNGRMANILMPWFTGLLPRVATTALLALMVAALHWATARCAGVRNPWARIVIYGLVLTTLPWPDSILLYDCQLNYVWAAALCLMASMLMLSRKRWRSWQTVAGGLLCFVAGAMHEGCGVPLCLALWVAVWRKERVNVAWLVCFTLGALFVVASPGIWKRFVEHRGTAEWTVAEITVTSLYYYVLLLAAVVAMALTARGRDALAQLCRSPWLVWMLAATFAVPFCLVSGTIGRTGWFAQLFSLIALVRMLPGSRSRVSRLLPVAACGLWIFGLAHLMCFAQWQYRLNGEVRDMLAKYRASSCGIVMGDYTSDCDVPWLTLGKQRGVPDSDDVWTLATVRQHWAATAAQSRQLVILPASAAPLTARENAWVTPRCHLGSKSRATGVIHTYEGIDLRACRDRRGRIWIEEPVVLDSGAKLYKLTPLEADYGDKRVLTTCSPASAAAPCDRGE, from the coding sequence TTGTCGAAATACATGTCGTGGATGCTGCTGGGCGCCATTGCGGCGGCAGCGGCAGTGGCATTCTACGGCTGGAACCTCGTGGGCGACGACATCGTCTTCAGCCACCGATGGCTCACGGCCTTGTCGCGCAAAGGCCCGTTGCTGGCCTATCCCTACTATGCAGCGGTGCACTGGCTGAGCACCAACGGGCGCATGGCCAACATACTCATGCCGTGGTTCACGGGCTTGCTGCCGCGCGTGGCGACCACGGCGCTGCTCGCCCTCATGGTGGCAGCCCTGCACTGGGCCACCGCCCGCTGCGCCGGGGTGCGCAACCCGTGGGCGCGCATCGTGATATATGGCTTGGTGCTCACTACCCTGCCCTGGCCCGACTCGATACTGCTCTACGACTGCCAGCTCAACTATGTGTGGGCCGCAGCCTTGTGCCTCATGGCGAGCATGCTCATGTTGAGCCGCAAGCGGTGGCGGTCCTGGCAGACGGTGGCAGGCGGCCTGCTGTGTTTCGTGGCAGGCGCCATGCACGAGGGCTGCGGCGTGCCCCTGTGCCTGGCCCTGTGGGTGGCCGTGTGGCGCAAGGAACGTGTCAACGTTGCGTGGCTCGTGTGCTTCACGCTGGGGGCGCTCTTTGTTGTGGCCTCGCCCGGCATCTGGAAGCGATTTGTCGAGCACCGGGGCACTGCCGAGTGGACGGTGGCCGAAATCACAGTCACCTCACTCTACTACTACGTGCTGCTGCTTGCTGCGGTGGTGGCGATGGCCCTCACTGCCCGCGGCCGCGATGCGCTGGCACAGTTGTGCCGCTCGCCGTGGCTGGTGTGGATGCTTGCAGCCACCTTTGCGGTGCCCTTCTGCCTGGTGTCGGGCACAATAGGGCGCACGGGGTGGTTTGCTCAGCTTTTCTCACTCATTGCCCTCGTGCGCATGTTGCCCGGCAGCCGCTCAAGAGTGTCGAGGCTACTGCCAGTAGCGGCATGTGGGCTGTGGATCTTCGGGCTGGCTCATCTCATGTGCTTTGCGCAATGGCAGTACCGCCTCAACGGCGAGGTGCGCGACATGCTTGCCAAGTACAGGGCCTCGAGCTGCGGCATCGTCATGGGCGACTACACCAGCGACTGCGATGTGCCCTGGCTCACACTGGGCAAGCAACGCGGCGTGCCCGACAGCGACGACGTGTGGACACTGGCCACAGTGCGCCAGCACTGGGCGGCCACAGCAGCCCAGAGCCGCCAGCTGGTGATACTGCCCGCCAGTGCGGCACCGTTGACGGCCAGAGAAAATGCATGGGTCACGCCTCGCTGCCACCTGGGCAGCAAGAGCAGGGCTACGGGCGTGATTCACACCTACGAGGGCATCGACCTGCGTGCCTGCCGCGACCGCCGCGGACGCATCTGGATAGAGGAGCCCGTGGTGCTCGACAGCGGCGCCAAGCTCTACAAGCTCACGCCGCTCGAGGCCGACTATGGCGACAAGCGTGTGCTCACAACCTGCTCGCCGGCTTCGGCAGCCGCGCCTTGCGATAGAGGTGAATGA
- a CDS encoding ABC transporter ATP-binding protein translates to MFKDFFAMLRRFIPPYKWYIVFNVFFNIMAAFFTLFSFALLIPILEMLFGLNHTVYQFMPWGTGSVKAVVVNDFYYYVQCIISTYGKSVALAAIALALVVLAGVKTGSAYLAAFNMITIRTGVVRDLRNKIYAKIVSLPIGFFSNERKGDVMARMSGDVTEVENSIMASLDMMFKNPIMIIVCLGMMIALSWQLTLFVLVLLPLAGTIMGRVGKMLKRKSLNVQNQWGVLLSNIEETIGGLRIIKAFNAEEKVKRRFGRENEDFRLMSRGMNRRYELAHPMSEFLGTFTIGIVLWFGGTLILADQSTISAPTFIYYMVVFYSIINPAKDFSKASYSIQRGLASMQRIDMILKAQNNLADPEHPVPLTQMRQGIKYEGVRFRYGEKWVIDGVDLDIPRGKTVALVGQSGSGKTTLADLLPRFYDVQEGSIMIDGTDIRQFTKHDLRALMGNVNQEAILFNDTIYNNITFGVDSATDEEVVNAAKIANAYDFIMATEKGFDTNIGDRGANLSGGQRQRLSIARAILKNPPILILDEATSALDTESEHLVQEALDHLMSGRTTLVIAHRLSTIKNADTICVLQEGKIVERGTHDELIARGGVYKHLVDMQKF, encoded by the coding sequence ATGTTTAAAGACTTTTTCGCGATGTTGCGCCGTTTCATACCGCCCTACAAGTGGTATATCGTGTTCAACGTGTTTTTCAACATCATGGCGGCGTTTTTCACGCTCTTCTCCTTTGCCTTGCTCATCCCTATACTGGAGATGCTCTTCGGCCTCAACCACACGGTGTATCAATTCATGCCCTGGGGAACCGGCTCGGTAAAGGCGGTGGTTGTGAACGACTTCTACTACTATGTGCAATGCATCATCTCCACCTATGGCAAGAGCGTGGCCCTGGCCGCCATCGCCCTCGCGCTGGTGGTGCTTGCAGGCGTGAAGACGGGCAGTGCCTACCTGGCCGCGTTCAACATGATAACGATACGCACCGGCGTGGTGCGCGACCTGCGCAACAAGATATATGCCAAGATTGTGTCGCTGCCCATAGGCTTCTTCAGCAATGAGCGCAAGGGCGACGTGATGGCACGCATGAGCGGCGATGTGACCGAGGTGGAGAACTCCATCATGGCCAGCCTCGACATGATGTTTAAGAACCCCATCATGATCATCGTGTGCCTGGGCATGATGATCGCGCTCAGCTGGCAGCTCACGCTCTTTGTGCTCGTGCTGCTGCCCCTGGCAGGCACCATCATGGGCCGGGTGGGCAAGATGCTCAAGCGCAAGTCGCTCAACGTGCAGAACCAGTGGGGCGTGTTGCTGAGCAACATCGAGGAGACCATAGGCGGGCTGCGCATCATCAAGGCCTTCAATGCCGAGGAGAAAGTGAAGCGCCGCTTCGGGCGCGAGAACGAGGACTTCAGGCTCATGAGCCGCGGCATGAACCGCCGCTACGAGCTCGCCCACCCCATGAGCGAGTTTCTGGGCACGTTCACCATAGGCATCGTGCTATGGTTTGGCGGCACCCTCATCCTGGCCGACCAGTCGACCATCTCGGCCCCCACCTTCATCTACTACATGGTGGTGTTCTACAGCATCATCAATCCGGCCAAGGATTTCTCCAAGGCCAGCTACTCGATACAGCGCGGCCTGGCCTCGATGCAGCGCATCGACATGATACTCAAGGCCCAGAACAACCTCGCCGACCCCGAGCACCCCGTGCCCCTCACCCAGATGAGGCAAGGCATCAAGTACGAGGGCGTGCGATTCCGCTACGGCGAGAAGTGGGTGATCGACGGCGTCGACCTCGACATACCTCGCGGCAAGACCGTGGCCCTGGTGGGACAGAGCGGCAGCGGCAAGACAACGCTGGCCGACTTGCTGCCACGCTTCTACGACGTGCAGGAGGGCTCGATCATGATCGACGGCACCGACATCAGACAATTCACCAAGCACGACCTGCGTGCCCTCATGGGCAATGTGAACCAGGAGGCCATTCTCTTCAACGACACCATCTACAACAACATCACCTTCGGCGTCGACAGTGCTACCGACGAGGAGGTAGTGAACGCTGCCAAGATTGCCAACGCCTACGACTTCATCATGGCCACCGAGAAGGGTTTTGACACCAACATAGGCGACCGCGGCGCCAACCTCTCGGGCGGACAGCGGCAACGCCTGAGCATTGCCCGTGCCATACTCAAGAATCCCCCCATCCTCATTCTCGACGAGGCCACCTCGGCACTCGACACCGAGAGTGAGCACCTGGTGCAGGAGGCCCTCGACCACCTCATGAGCGGCCGCACCACGCTGGTAATTGCCCACCGCCTGTCGACGATCAAAAATGCCGACACGATATGCGTGCTGCAAGAGGGCAAAATCGTGGAGCGCGGCACCCACGACGAGCTCATAGCCCGCGGCGGTGTCTACAAGCACCTGGTGGATATGCAGAAGTTTTAA
- the upp gene encoding uracil phosphoribosyltransferase encodes MEIINLCDQNSLVSQFMSEIRDKELQKERLRFRTNIQRLGQIMAYEISKRLDYETRDTATPLGVARTHVIADKLVLATILRAGLPFHEGFLSYFDQAENGFVSAYRKYIEKTNDFNVHIEYIACPRIDDKVLLIVDPMLATGSSMELAFQALMTKGHPAHVHVASVIATDQAIDYIGQRLPLDKTTIWTCDIDHELNEHSYIVPGLGDAGDLVYGEKE; translated from the coding sequence ATGGAAATCATCAACCTTTGCGACCAGAACTCGCTCGTGAGCCAGTTTATGAGCGAGATACGCGACAAGGAGCTCCAGAAGGAGCGGCTGCGCTTCCGCACCAACATCCAACGCCTGGGCCAAATCATGGCCTACGAGATATCAAAGCGCCTTGACTATGAGACCCGCGACACCGCCACCCCCCTGGGCGTGGCACGCACCCACGTGATTGCCGACAAGCTCGTGCTGGCCACCATCTTGCGCGCCGGTCTGCCATTTCACGAGGGCTTCTTGAGCTACTTTGACCAAGCCGAGAACGGCTTTGTCTCGGCCTATCGCAAGTATATCGAGAAGACCAACGACTTCAACGTCCACATCGAGTATATTGCCTGCCCGCGCATCGACGACAAGGTGCTGCTCATCGTCGACCCCATGCTGGCCACCGGCAGCTCGATGGAGCTCGCCTTCCAGGCACTCATGACCAAGGGTCACCCGGCCCACGTGCACGTGGCCAGCGTCATTGCCACCGACCAGGCCATCGACTACATAGGGCAACGCCTGCCCCTCGACAAAACCACGATATGGACCTGCGACATCGACCACGAGCTCAACGAGCACAGCTACATCGTGCCCGGCCTGGGCGACGCGGGCGACCTGGTATATGGCGAAAAGGAATAA